The Amycolatopsis mongoliensis genome includes a window with the following:
- a CDS encoding GTP-binding protein: MGFGEFDSDANAPQVTGPTSSAKIVVAGGFGSGKTTLVGAISEIDPLTTEAMMTEASVGHDDTSATPNKTTTTVAMDFGRISLDSDLVLYVFGTPGQHRFWFMWDDLAVGAIGAVVLVDTRRLADAFPSIDFFENRKLPYVVAINCFDRLLHHQIEDVRHALTIAPSVPIMACDARERDSAKQVLISVVQHAIAHDSALRAG, translated from the coding sequence GTGGGCTTCGGAGAATTTGACTCCGACGCGAACGCGCCGCAGGTGACGGGTCCGACCTCGTCGGCCAAGATCGTGGTCGCCGGCGGGTTCGGTTCGGGGAAGACAACGTTGGTCGGGGCGATCTCCGAGATCGACCCGCTGACCACCGAGGCCATGATGACCGAGGCGAGCGTCGGGCACGACGACACCTCGGCCACGCCCAACAAGACCACCACCACCGTGGCGATGGACTTCGGGCGCATCTCGCTGGACTCGGACCTGGTGCTGTACGTCTTCGGCACCCCTGGTCAGCACCGGTTCTGGTTCATGTGGGACGACCTCGCGGTCGGCGCCATCGGGGCGGTCGTGCTGGTGGACACGCGGCGGCTCGCCGACGCGTTCCCGTCGATCGACTTCTTCGAGAACCGGAAGCTGCCCTACGTCGTCGCCATCAACTGCTTCGACCGGCTTCTGCACCACCAGATCGAGGACGTGCGGCACGCGCTCACCATCGCGCCGTCCGTCCCGATCATGGCGTGCGACGCGCGTGAGCGCGACTCCGCCAAGCAGGTGCTGATCTCCGTCGTCCAGCACGCGATCGCGCACGATTCGGCGCTGCGCGCGGGCTGA